A segment of the Ipomoea triloba cultivar NCNSP0323 chromosome 1, ASM357664v1 genome:
actatgagtttgattgtgtgaatggtgatcttctttgactcttgtgtgggaatgatcaacctatatgagagatgtttggagaaggagtctcacttacgagagtaaggttacttcttagcctagcctagcacatttccctctcacctttgagaaaagggagaagtggaagataagaggcacataacgtgtttgacgaaatgcctctcctagcctagtgatcacaaggatgacattacggtctaaggagtgagtccattgaccacgagagtggcggtggtgttggtgaccttatctcattttcattatctaagtgttgctagcctaatatcttaggaaatcaaggatacctatatgagttgcaagatccaaatcctcctttccaattgattgtttcctttgtttgttccttattttcatgatgtctCATGCAtctttcttactatgtttgggttagctttcaaacactaaacactcttgtgcttaatccccttaccgcttgaattccctccttgccatccttagagaacgatactcggaaatctttccgttttaacacctatttctttccatccaccgcgaaaactacactcaTCAATACACAACTTTTAGAGAAGTAACCCAAGCTTATGTTGAGTTTATGTTTAGCCAACCCCAATAAAACTAACAATTATGATGTATGAAAATAAATGCAACCTAAAATTGTCGTGACCTATATGAAAAATCCCTTTACAAGATTTGATAATTCTTTGAAGGAAATTAACAAGTGACACCATGCAAAAGAAATTTGTTTTAACCAAAATTGAAATGTTGAACTTTGTTCAATCAAGTGATAAAAAGTCAGAAAGCAATACCTCTAAGAGATTTTTCATAGTTCTGTAGCTGCAACATAAAACCAGCATTAGGACAAGCCAATTGCCTTTTACTTTTCACAAGTTTCAGCGCTTCAGACATGCTCATACCATGCTTTTTCATCAGATAAGAAACGACAGCTGTCACActacaatataaacaaaaaaaaaaaattgttatcttTATCTCTAACGTATGCAATCACatgaattcaagcaaagaacAAAAGTCCACCTTCTGGATCTTCCCATATAGCAATGAACCAAAATACCACCTACTCTTTTGCCCTCTTcaatgaatttaaagcattcATCGAAGTACTGTGAAATTTCTACATCTTCTCGGTCCAGCACTGTTCACAAAACAGTAATTGCTACTCACAATCAACTACAGAGCACTCCAATATTCAAAGAACTTGGTTTACTTTTCATTAAATGATTTTCATACCAGTAATGACCTTGTAGGTAAAATCATTTGGATGAGCAGGCGCTAGAGCGTTGGCAACTGTCAAAATATGTGTAATGTTCAAGCTTTTCAATCTAGTTTTATCATTTGCAGCTCCAAGGGAACCCAAATAGAGACCCTATAGAGGTAGAATAAAGCTTATTTACTAAGTACATCAATAAACcggaaagattttttttttttatttttaaaaaagctaCAATCCGTAGTTAGTACCTCTTCAATCTTGCAAGGAACATTATCCTCCTTAATGATCTTTGTTGCACATAATGCTTGCTGTACAGCTGCAATTTGCTGCTCCATTTGCCTGCCTTTTtactttataatcatatattggTATCAGTTTTATGCTATTGAAGAGAGGTCATCAGTGTGGACATAAATACTGAAAGAACTCAAAGAAGAACAAGAATTGCAATGCCTTGAAAGCATAAGGATAGAATATTATTCATTAATGCTCAATATAAAGTGCCACTAACTTTAAAAGTACCATTTATTACAATGCACTACATGATATCATGCTCAAATCTTTTTACTTCTTGGATTGTACATAAAGGTCAACTTTGCTCGAGTTTTAAAATGTTACGCTATTGATCGGTCTCTCACTCCTACAACTTTCAAAAGTAAGAGGTATATAATGAGTGTATATAGCATCAGATTAGTCAAATTTCAACACCTCACAACCCTTcccccaaaaaataaataaataaataaaacaaaagatgaCATTTCCTTGTAGTGCTGAACCAATTCATATGAATTGAGACCAGTTTCAAGAaaaatgtatatacatattcaACCCTGCATTCTTCTGTGAATCCAATATACTATGTAATGAACCTGCTGtgaagaaaaatagaaataatataatatgaagtCATCTGAATATGGTTGGTTAAATCAACTAGGGAATGTTGAGGATTATGGAAATGGTAGGGTTGTTATAATAGCTTCAACAGCTTGTAGATCCTTCTTGAATAGGATTTATTAAGCAGTATTGATCTATAAATAAGACAAATGAGTCTGAGGAGGTTATGGTGTAAGAATTTTCAGAACAATCTCAATAGCATTCTTTTTCCTTATTTCCTTCTTACATATCTTCTGCATTTCTGCATATCTTCATTTCCTTTCTACAATTCAACTTGAATCCATTACATACTACACATTCCAAAAAGTAATGGTCAGATTAACGATAACATTGAACCAAAAGTCGTCCCAACTGCCCAAACCCCCAAAAATTATCCCATTTCCATGTGTACAATTGAAGAATCCATTTTCTCAATTAATTACAACCGTATGCAGATGCCTAAAGATTGTTTGGGTttgattcaaaatttaaatttaaaaccccaaaaaaaaaaaaaaaaaaaaaaaaaaaaacacaataaacACAGCGAAACAAGAAAAAATGTGTAAGATCATAACAAACATGAAAACCCAACACACAGATCACAAGTAGAACAATAATTCCTTTCAAAAACcgtgaaaaagaaaacaaaaacaaaaacaaacaaaaaaaagaaaaaaagaaaaaaaaaaacaaataaacaaacaaacaaacactgTCCATACCTGTGGGCAGTGGGCTGTGGGTGCTCTGTTTTTCACTTgcttatacggagtatatgattTGGTATGGTGTCGAATCCCCAAATAATAGTATGAGTcatttaattagtaaaaataaataaaagaaaaaggacgtgtattatttttttatttttttgagtattactaactgttagaatgtagtatctgttcatagctactttctcaacctaatgaagcacaaagagtcaacagttgcctcgaacccactcccactcccatcatccatgtgggagtgttaatcgggacactgGATGTCACCcgaccataaggtctttggctcAATTTCGATTGGctcaatttatttaaaatataaattttaattagatggaatattatttttagtctttcgactataatatatatatcaattttgctacttgactattaaaattttcaaattaggtgcatgactatttaatttgtatcacatttgatcctGCTGTTAAATTGATACATATTATAGTTGagagactaaaaatgatattttctcttttaataaattaatatttaccgCGCtagcaacattttttttaacttaaactagtattttcgctcgtgcgttgcacgggatgaatttgttaaacaattatatacaacgaattttaagaatatttggatcgatatacaattatataaattataacaatgaatattatatagtgcaattgatgaaatggattggatcgattatgatTTTTTATGTTAGCGCTAGtcttgcttgaattcgagcaaataattgcccaattacccgtgcgatgcaggggtaaaattttgatttatatatttagataataaacaattctaatatttgaaagtatacatttatttgattataaaattggTGCAAAAGTATcgctcaattaattgaataatatatgacttgtttgtctacaattatctttaaaaatcaataatatgatttatgtaattatattatctactatactaataagagccaaagagggttaggcctaaaatgggtagaaaaaaatggcggtcaaattatttatctACTATCTACtctactaataagagccaaagagagtttggcctaaaatgggtagaaaaaatggcggtcaaattatttaatcaaatggatggttcagattgtttagatttatatttttccttgagatttcctaatttatccttaattatatgattatccgttaagttttcgttaaatattctcttctccgttaatattccgtcaacttttaacttacctattaatttctataagaaaggtcttaggttcgaacctcatcccaatcaaatttgacataattaagtttctcactctattttactcttattaaattaaataaattagtagatacaacaaaaaatgatacatatgtatttctattatgtgtttacaatacctttatttgaaaaacaaaattcattatcaaaaaattaaattaaataagagaaataatttcattagttatattgtctttattttctcccatgcaaagattctttacattgaaatttatcaattgatattcattacattgtccattatcttatttttacaatatcttgtaattaaatatcaaagttataatacaaaataatgttatatatttatttaccaagtattttattaataccatgaaaaaaaaatttttttaaataatttgaagctactCGATTAATACCAAGTATtcacaatgttactcaaaagagaattaagaatacttagaaaaattcaaatcaaaagtagtatttatttagactatcatttttagactaaatatttagactattgattttacaaagttacaaacatttattttaatgacaattacaatgaatttcatatattatattggattcatatactttgagttacatatttaataaataaattcaacattcaattacctatgtataaacttctcctatataatcttacattaatatactttcaaatatttatttaaatataaacattggacattaacccattcgcgcaatgcgcgtgtaaaactagtatatatatatatataataagagccaaagaaagttaggcctataatgggtagaaaaaatgacagtcagattattaaatcaaatggatggttcagattgtttagatttatatttttgcttgagatttcctaatttatccttaattatatgattatccgttaaattttccggtaaatattatcttttccgttaatattccgttaaaaaacttttaacttacctattaatttctataagtatgatcttaggttcgaacctcatcccaatcaaagttggcataattgttgaacatatactatgaatatgttatagtatgttattcaaaagtaagtacctcactttattactcttattaaattaaataaattagtagttataacaaaaaaatacatatgcatttctttaatttataattcgatgtctacaattcctttattaaaaaaaatattcattatcaaaaaatttaaaaagagatataattttattagttatttttttgtctatatttttataatacaaAGATTCATTACCTTCAATTACTACATTGCTCATTTTTTTACACTATATTgcaattaaatatcaaagttgtactaaaacataatgtatatatttatttaccaactattatgttaataacatgaaaaataatttaaaaataataatttgaaaccaatcatattaactacatagggatgatttgttgacaaagaaacattcaaataacccaataaattgatttaaaactcactattaaaaatgtcaatgtagggcaataaaACATTGTAACACACTTGATAcattgaaaagatgctgagactacaacattgttgaaatcaatcttttaaattcagaaaaaaaattttgaaaaatagttaccgttgcagcattcattaatcttgtatgtaaaatacttattgtgcattctttaaatatattagaactaatttaaatttataattcattcattttctacaatcaacctgttcggattaaagacaaaataaaCATCGATCTTGACAgtaaaaataattggtatataggattgggcattatctcattcgcgcgatgcgcgtgaaaaactagttactaaaataaatatgaaaaaaggataaataatttaattgaaattattataaaaataaatcaaatgactcgtgtttaatttaattatcataataattattggacaattattattaggcaattatactaatatttgtgcagttatacttttatacctaagtatatttattttcaccatatcgcatttactTTTTCCCTCGTCTTCcatatctgaatgaattaattataattataccaATATTCGTGctattattagcttaattaacataataatttattttgttttcatagtattattaagtgtgtgtgtgtgtgtgtgtgtgtatatatgtacatatatatatatatactagttttatacgcgcattgcgcgaatgtgttaatgcccaaagtttatatttaaataaatatttgaaagtatatcaatgcaagattatataggagaagtttatacatgggtaattgaatgtcgaatttttttatttaaatatctaactcaaagtatatgaatccaagataatatagaaaattcattataattattactaaaataaatgcttgtaaccttgtaaaatcgatagtctaaatatttggtctaaaaatgatagtctaaaaaatactacttttaatttgaatttttctaagtgttcttagttctcttttgagtaacactgtcattgtcttcatttttttttgaaaactgtcattgtcttcatctttactgtttgttctcttcctttttgttggtagagtgttatttgcaattcggttattgttggtagcatagatgacaacgttatgcaataagattatgaataggagctatggactttcctttaggtgttctgcttggggttcatttggttcaaccattattgttgaatgagttattgtggataaagaaatctctagtttaagaaaaaaaattaaattaattaataaaaatttgaaaatttaaaatattatgtattccaaagatattaaaaggtagtttctcgcttcaatttgctgggtaaggggttatttgagtactttatTGTCAAttaatcccccaagtagttaatatgattggtttcaaattattcttttttacttttttcatgatattaaagaaatacatatgtatcattttttggtgtaactactaatttatttaatttaataagagtaaaatagagcgataccgcttcaatttgttgggttatttgagtactatctttgtcaaccaatctccaagtagttaatataattagcttcaaattattttaaaattttttttcatagtattaataaaatacttggtaaataaatatataacattattttgtactataactttgatatttaattacaagatattgtaaaaataagataatggacaatgtaatgaatatcaattgataaatttgaatgtaaagaatctttgcatgagagaaaataaagacaatataactaatgaaattatttctcttatttaatttaattttctgataatgaataattttttcaaataaagatattgtagacacataattctaaattaaagaaatacatatgtatcattttttgttgtagctactaatttatttaatttaataaaagtaagaTAGAGTgggaaacttaattatgtcaaatttgattgagatgaggttcgaacctaagacctttcttatagaaattaatgggtaagttaaaagttaacgaaatattaacggagaagagaatatttaacggaaaacttaacggataatcataaaagtaaggttaaattaggtaatctctattaataatattaatctgaattatcttaaccatctatttgattaaataattcatctgaaccatccatttgattaaataagttgaccgccattttttctacccattttagatctaactctctttggatcttattagtatagtagaaatacacacacatacacacacacacacacatatatatatatattgtatatgtatgtatgtatataagtTGCCACATTTATTGAGCGattatttaccataataattattactccgtataatttatatagtaatagctTGGGTGGGAAGTTGTAAAAatacccgtgcgattcacggaCTAaagattataaatattattgttatattgtgaAACTAAGAACTATTAGTCTTATtagaatttattaattaaatagaacTATGTTGTGTAAAACTTATTAATTTGAGGGaagccactacatgccatttgagcacaaggtgtttggcgTAAATCTAGGttgattttaaataaattaactataattcaaattctttttgtatataaatgaatatacaaattatattaaatacttTGTATCAAAACTTCTTGGTGAACAACGTTAGTCGTTGAAGTACAACTCCTAGTCGAGTCACTACAAATTAATAGTTTCAGATCGTTAGGATTTTTAATCCAAGATGCAACAATGTACAATTAACCATGCACAAAAATTGGTTTCTTCAATAGCAAACAAATATGTGATAGTGTTTGTCCCTGACTTTTGTTAATGGTCATTACATATGAAAGCATTACCAagaattgtcttctttgaaatttaaatggcAATTTTAGATCTAATGGTGTCATAGTCATGCGAGGAACCAAGATGCGAGGGACCAAGACCTTAGTCACTGCGTTGTTACCAAACATTATCGTGGCTTCAATGACTTGTTTTGATAATTTAGTGACAACCAATCTAGATAACGTTGTTACCAGACATTATCAGCACACAATTATCGGCACATAATGTCAGGTCAATCCTCAGCTTTCAATTTTCGCTTTTCAAGATAATGTTGTACCTCCGACCACTTTGGAtacatgtaaatgtaataaataaatttggatACCCTATCCAACGGCATATGGTCATTGCATCCTGATAGTTTTGAATCATATACCTTGCTCCGCCAATAAAATTTGATGGTAAGATTATTCTTCTTCCTTGCATACCAGGTTCAATATCTCATCAGGTCAATGCATCGAATAGTCATTTGTGAGCTTAACATCTCAAGGCTTTCTGATTGGTCCTTATAAATAGAATTCTATCAGACTTAACCATTGTGTATGCATCAACTAAAAATTGTTGGAATAACCTCCCAACAAACATTAAAGTTGAGATTTCAGTTTTAACCTTTTATGAATACGGAATGCGAAGTACTCATGTGGTGATAAACGAAGTTTACTGTGCATGATTTATGTATacgaatatacatatattcccAAATAAatatgctctctctctctctccacctGATTCCAACCATCTGCCTATGTTTTCCCTCATCTCTCTTTGCTTTCTAGAAACTTCCATTTCCACCATCTCTAAAGCTAGATCTGGAAAGTTGTAATACCCCGTTATTTTggataatattattttcatataaatactcttacaaataaaattagtttttgacacctataaatatttcattatttatgaTTTCAAAACAAATTATTCTAGtacaaaaatctaaataaaactaaagtatgattttttgtttttctaactCTATATTATATCATTATTTGAATCCAAAAATCTATTTGAGATCAACCTATGACCGTTAATGATATCACTATTATAAGCTCAACTCAAACACAtactatttaaataataaatctgCTTTTATTGAGTACAATGACCCAATTATCAGCTCAATTCACTCACTTTGCATTTGGAACATGCCCTAATGTTTGGAGACCTGATTCTCGCATCTCAGCTGACCTAGGGATTCCAACCCTATGTATAAATACTCACTGTTCATTTCATTTGCCTCCTCAATCCCCATCTCCGCTCCCTTTTTATTTCTTAGAAGTGAAGAACCAGAGTTCTTCTTAGCTAAGGTATAAACCCTTGTAAGTTTCCTTCCTTCATTTCTTCCTCTTCATCATTTCATCTGCTTGTTTTGTATTAAGATTTTCTGTGTTGATGTATTGTGTTGTGGATGTGCATTGTGGTTTTGGTCTGAGTTAAGGTAGATGAGTAACAGGAAATCAGACTTAAGGCTTAAGGGGTATTCTTGCTTGAGGTGGTAGTAGTAGAGGTAAAGATTCATGTCTGTACAAATGTATTTTTGCCTTAGTTACTATCTGTTATCTTGTTATctattatgttttgttcttaaaaTGTTATCAACActattttggtttcaaaatattGGAAGATAATAGAAGGTGTCGTGATATTTGGTTTATAAATCTATGTGTACATATGTATGAGTAATTTGAAGAAGGCAATGTGTGTTTGGAGGTTTCTGAGTTATATATGTTTTGGCCTGAGATTCGTCGAAGAAGGTGACCTCTGTAGGTCGATTGTTGTGCTCACGGGACTGGCCACAAGTCCGTGAGACCCGTATCCTAGCCCCTTGAGAAGGCCACGAGCCAGTGTAGCGGCCTCTCTAGCCCCGCCACACAAGCTCGTGATGGCCACGGGTTTATGTAGCGGGTTCTTTAGTCCTGCCACACAAGCCCGTGAGGCCACGGGACTAGGGAGTCTCGTCacaagtgtaacaccccaattttcaactcttacttgtattacaaaatcactgATAATGcgtcgcggaagcttacatctagcCAGCAGAAAAtcgggtgttaccgccacgcttaggtatctctcctatacccaaacgttaaggctaaacttacaacctcaaaatgCAACATCaaactacaacatcaatatcaaacttaatacataaggAAGTCCTCCTTCCAGAGTatctattctaagatagagtagacctcaacctgtacttctcTTCTGTTCAGAGCTTGCTGGGCTACAGgggtccacactaatctgcaactgataagaacacattgaagtgtagttagcgcgacggctaagtaaggaaatctaatgtcacttaaaagtagacaaaggtttgaaaacacgcataagagagttttgtaacta
Coding sequences within it:
- the LOC116000272 gene encoding dual specificity protein phosphatase 1-like, whose translation is MEQQIAAVQQALCATKIIKEDNVPCKIEEGLYLGSLGAANDKTRLKSLNITHILTVANALAPAHPNDFTYKVITVLDREDVEISQYFDECFKFIEEGKRVGGILVHCYMGRSRSVTAVVSYLMKKHGMSMSEALKLVKSKRQLACPNAGFMLQLQNYEKSLRGIAF